The genome window TATTAATCGTAACCTCCACGCCGCTGGAACACGTGCTTTTTTTAGAAGCATTTGCGCTTTGGTTTCCGCAAAAAGCAATTGTTGTCGCTAATACAAAAGTCAAAATAATCGATTTTTTCATAATATTTAATTTTTGTGAATAAGTAAGACTGTTTATAAGCCATTGTGGACAGATGGCTTACTTTTAATAAAGTTAAGCTAAGCGAGCAACCTTAGGTGTGATAAAAGTCACAACCAGATTAGGCAATTATCACAAACTTAATTATTGATTAAACGGAAGGCATTAGCCTTTTGAAATCATCCTGCTTAATGTTTCCCTGCTCATGTTGAGGTAGGATGCAATAATTTTTAACGGTGCTTTCTGAAATACCAGCCGGTTGTTTTTTCTCATCTCGCGGAAGCGCTGTTCTGCACTTAAAGAAATTAACCGTTGTTTCTGGTTCTCCTCCTGGTGATACCTGCTGACTATGGTTTTAACCAGTACGGCTGTTTCGGGGAATTTGATAAGCAGCATGCGCAGGTCGTCATATTTTAACGACACCAATTTGGTGGCTTCCATTATTTCGGTGTAAAAGTATGCCGGCTGGCCCCAGTAGCCCTGGTAAGACAGGAGGATGTCACCGGTGTGCCAAAACCTCACGGTTTGATCGTTGCCAAATGCGTCGTAATAGTAATTTCGGGCAAAGCCGTTTTGGATAAAGCACAAGCGGTTCTCCTGCTGCCCCGGCGAAAATAGAATTTGCCGGGGCTTGTAATTTTCCTCGTGCAGTAATTCAAACAACTCCTGCTTCAGCGGCCCGGATAACGGGGCTATTCCTGAAAGGTAAAGGACGAAATTATTCTTATTCATAAATACATAAAATATAATGGTGAACTGAATAAAGTGTACGATTACCAGGCGGCCAAAAGGTGGGTGAATAATGAAGAATTGTATTCATAGTTGCGAATCAGGTCAGTTAGGATATTAACCTAAAATTACAAAATCCATTCCAATCTTTCATAAATATTAACGGAGAAATATGATTTTTTATCCAGGGTGTATTACCTGATAACAGTGGGCTAATTTGCTTAGAGGTAAAACTAACAATAGTTGTAAACCTTTGTGAATAAGTTAGTTTTGAAATGATATAGCGGGGGGATGTAAAATAGTTAACTTTAGATTAATATTAACCTTAACCACAACAAGTATGAAAAATGCATCAGTTATCAGGGAAAAATTATCGAGGGATGAAATGAAAAGAATTTCGGGCGGGGCGCAAAAGTACCAATGGAATTGCTACAGTGGCAGCGCCGGCGATTATTATTTAACTTGTTCGGATGTGGACCCGACGGCGCATTGCTCGGGCTGCGGTTACAGCAATTGCTCAATGACAGGTACTAAGTGCAATACGATAACAGTTTGTGTATGTTAGCGTAAAAACGGACCCTGTTTAACGCAGGGTCCCCTTAGTTTAAAATTATTTCTTATCCACACTGTACTTGCCGGGGCCAACAAAAAGCAGACCTGCAAACATAATGCAATCTTCAATAGCATGGGATGCTCCCATCAGGCCGCCCATTTCGCCGCTTTGGTGAAGGTGGAACTCAATTGCTACCAACAGGTTGATTACCATAAGTAAACATACCAGCCTAAAGCCAAGTCCCAGGATTAACAAAACACCACCAACGGTTTCTGTAAGTGCTGCAAGTAAGCCCCATACCGTTGGTAAAAAATGGATGCCCACGTAGCCCATAGCACTGCCGGTTTGTTCCCATTCCTTTTGCCCGCCCAGGAGTTTAGGATAGCCATGAAAAATAAACATGAGCCCCAGGCCAACCCTGATAATGAGGAGGCCAAAATTTCTGTAATTTCCTAATTTGTTTAAAAGCGCCATTCTTTTTTATTTAGATAATGTATGGTTTTGGATAGGGGTTGCAACAAATTTAGGGATAAGTAATATTTACCCCCGTACCGGTTACTGATAAATTTAATTTTTTACCTAACACCAGGCTGCAATTATCGGCCACGTGCCCGGCGGGGAAATCAAAGCAAACCGGGTACTGGTAAGCCTTTACCACCTCCATCACCATTTCGGGAACGGTTTGGCCAAAGGGGATGTCGTTATCCTTCAGGTCGGTAAAGCCGCCTACAATCAAGCCTTTAAGGTGTTGTAGTTTACCCGCCCGTTTCAGGGTGCGGAGCATGCGGTCAACAGCATACAGGTACTCGCCTATATCTTCAATAAATAAGATCTTCCCTGCGTAATCCGGTTCCGAAACGGAGCCTGAGGCTGATAGCAGCATGGAGAGGTTGCCGCCTATCAGCACGCCCTCTGCTTCCCCCTGCCGGTTTAAAGCATTGGGCGCCAGGCGGTAGCTGATCTCTTCGCCAAATAATGCTTTACGTAAAGTATCCAGTGAACGCGCGGATGCATCGGGGATGGTCATGGGCATTTGCCCGTGAATGCCGGGGGCATTAAAATTGGCAAATAGATGACTGTGAAGCAGGGTAATATCGCTGAAGCCTACCACCCACTTGGGGTTTTGCGCGAACCGGTCGAAATTCACCAGGTCGATCATCCTGACGGTTCCGTAGCCGCCGCGTGCCGCAATGATAGCCTTAACGCTGTCGTCATCAATAAAGCGCTGCATGTCTTTGGCCCTGAAGGCATCGTCGCCGGCAAACTGGTGACAGGAAGCAGTTAGCGTATCACCCAAAACCACTTCCAGTCCCCAGGATTGCAGCAGTTTTATGGCATCCGTCATAGGGTTGGGTAATTTTTTTGCAGGGCAGGTGATGGCAATTTTGTCGCCCGCTTTTAAGTAAGGCGGAAATAAAGGAGATGCGGCAGCGTTTTGCATGATCAATATTAAAAAAAACTTTTGGACTTTTCGCGGGTGTTGTTTCGCTTGTTCCACCTTTGTGCAATCAGCAGCTGGAACAGGCTGAATCTGTGGATTTTTGGTAAAACATGGCCAAAATTTCTATAAATGAAATTTTATTAACTATTGTTACTGTTCCACTTTGTTCCACCTGTTCCACTTGTGCACACTTGTTCCGCGGAACAAGCCTGTTCCAGGGTGCTTTTGGCATCGGCAACCCGCCATCAGTATGCACAGGCTTTCGGACTTTCGCGACTAAAAAAGTATCTTTGCCACATAATGTCGAAGCTTAATAAATTCAAACGGTTCACGGTTACGTCTGCCTTGCCTTATGCTAATGGCCCACTGCATATCGGGCACCTCGCAGGGGCATACCTGCCCGCCGATATTTTTGTGCGCTACCTGCGCCTCAAACATAAAGATGTAGTTTACATTTGCGGATCAGACGAGCATGGCGCGGCCATAACCATCAAAGCCAAAAAGGAGAATACCACCCCACAGGCCATCATTGACAAATACCACAACCAGATAAAAACCAGCTTTGAAGAGTTTGGGATCTCTTTTGATATCTATCACCGCACGTCATCGCCCATTCATCATGACCTGTCGCAGGAGTTTTTTCTGAACTTGTATGAAAAGGACGAGTTTGTGGAGAAGTTTTCAGAGCAATATTTTGATGAAGATTACCAGCAGTTCCTGGCCGACCGGTATATCATCGGCACCTGCCCTAACTGCAGCAACCCAAATGCCTACGGCGACCAGTGCGAAAATTGCGGTACATCATTAAATCCAACAGACCTGATTAACCCGATATCAACCCTGAGCGGCAAAACCCCGGTTTTAAAGCTTACCAAGCATTGGTTTTTGCCGCTTGACAAGTACCAGCCCTGGCTGGAGAAGTGGATTGATACCAAGGAGGGCGACTGGAAGGTGAACGTGTTCGGGCAGTGCAAGTCGTGGCTTAAATCGGGCCTGCAGCCCCGCTCCATGACCCGCGACCTTGACTGGGGCATTGACGTGCCACTGGAAGAAGCCAAAGGCAAGAAGCTATACGTTTGGATGGATGCGCCGATAGGTTACATCTCGGCCACTAAACAATGGGCCATTGACAATGGTAAGGACTGGAAGCTGTATTGGAAAAAGCAGGAGAATGAAGCAGATGAATCATGCCTGCTGCATTTTATTGGGAAAGATAATATTGTGTTTCATTGTATCATCTTCCCATCAATATTGCATGCCCACGGCGAATACATCCTGCCGCAGAATGTGCCTGCCAATGAGTTCCTGAACTTGGAGGGTGATAAGCTTTCAACATCGCGCAACCATGCCGTGTGG of Mucilaginibacter xinganensis contains these proteins:
- a CDS encoding DoxX family protein gives rise to the protein MALLNKLGNYRNFGLLIIRVGLGLMFIFHGYPKLLGGQKEWEQTGSAMGYVGIHFLPTVWGLLAALTETVGGVLLILGLGFRLVCLLMVINLLVAIEFHLHQSGEMGGLMGASHAIEDCIMFAGLLFVGPGKYSVDKK
- the metG gene encoding methionine--tRNA ligase, which gives rise to MSKLNKFKRFTVTSALPYANGPLHIGHLAGAYLPADIFVRYLRLKHKDVVYICGSDEHGAAITIKAKKENTTPQAIIDKYHNQIKTSFEEFGISFDIYHRTSSPIHHDLSQEFFLNLYEKDEFVEKFSEQYFDEDYQQFLADRYIIGTCPNCSNPNAYGDQCENCGTSLNPTDLINPISTLSGKTPVLKLTKHWFLPLDKYQPWLEKWIDTKEGDWKVNVFGQCKSWLKSGLQPRSMTRDLDWGIDVPLEEAKGKKLYVWMDAPIGYISATKQWAIDNGKDWKLYWKKQENEADESCLLHFIGKDNIVFHCIIFPSILHAHGEYILPQNVPANEFLNLEGDKLSTSRNHAVWLHEYLEEFPGKQDELRYVLTSILPETSDSEFTWKDYQARVNNELVAILGNYVNRVMILMHKFYDGKIESETGKIVLTDKHINAELSRFYDEIEVNLEAYRFRQALQSVMDIARLGNRYLTENEPWKTIKTNPEQAKETLQNSLILIGHLAACLQPFLPATVKKVLDMLNLPFSAIAFDREMAFESGHQLNAPALLFEKVEDEVIAAQIQKLADKKAATAPPVPAIVPAKENISYESFATMDIRTGTIVAAEKVAKTKKLLKLSIDTGIDTRTIVSGIAEYFEPEAIIGQKVSVLVNLEPREIKGILSQGMILMAENADGKLSFVMPADEMHNGSVVR
- a CDS encoding Crp/Fnr family transcriptional regulator — translated: MNKNNFVLYLSGIAPLSGPLKQELFELLHEENYKPRQILFSPGQQENRLCFIQNGFARNYYYDAFGNDQTVRFWHTGDILLSYQGYWGQPAYFYTEIMEATKLVSLKYDDLRMLLIKFPETAVLVKTIVSRYHQEENQKQRLISLSAEQRFREMRKNNRLVFQKAPLKIIASYLNMSRETLSRMISKG
- a CDS encoding S66 peptidase family protein, translating into MQNAAASPLFPPYLKAGDKIAITCPAKKLPNPMTDAIKLLQSWGLEVVLGDTLTASCHQFAGDDAFRAKDMQRFIDDDSVKAIIAARGGYGTVRMIDLVNFDRFAQNPKWVVGFSDITLLHSHLFANFNAPGIHGQMPMTIPDASARSLDTLRKALFGEEISYRLAPNALNRQGEAEGVLIGGNLSMLLSASGSVSEPDYAGKILFIEDIGEYLYAVDRMLRTLKRAGKLQHLKGLIVGGFTDLKDNDIPFGQTVPEMVMEVVKAYQYPVCFDFPAGHVADNCSLVLGKKLNLSVTGTGVNITYP